The Elaeis guineensis isolate ETL-2024a chromosome 13, EG11, whole genome shotgun sequence genome includes a region encoding these proteins:
- the LOC105056401 gene encoding uncharacterized protein, translating into MGLQWMILSWVVAAEAAAAVLVTLPAPRLIKSRIVALASLALQPLGGVIPFAAFQLLDLHWKSEHRLICAGDVCTTDERIRYEKSIFKAQRNVILCVSACLLYWCIYRVCKYHKEIKELEEVEKRLKEQ; encoded by the exons ATGGGGCTGCAGTGGATGATCCTGTCGTGGGTGGTGGCGGCAGAGGCGGCGGCGGCGGTTCTGGTGACCCTCCCGGCCCCGAGGCTCATCAAGTCTCGGATCGTCGCCCTCGCCTCCCTCGCCCTCCAGCCCCTTGGCGGCGTCATCCCCTTCGCCGCCTTCCAGCTCTTGG ATCTTCACTGGAAAAGCGAGCACCGACTGATCTGCGCCGGCGACGTCTGCACCACGGACGAGAGGATCCGATACGAGAAGTCT ATTTTCAAAGCTCAAAGGAATGTTATTCTGTGTGTTTCGGCATGTCTCCTTTATTG GTGTATCTACCGTGTTTGCAAATACCATAAGGAGATAAAGGAACTGGAAGAAGTTGAGAAGCGTCTCAAAGAGCAGTAG